The region CATCGCCATCCGGTGGTCGTCGTAGGTGTCGATCGCCGTGACGTTCAGCTTCTCTGGCGGCGTGATGATGCAGTAATCCGGGCCTTGCTCCATCGTTGCTCCCAGCTATAGGGCACAGGACACAGGAGAGGTAAGCACATGGGGAGCAACAGGAGGCTGAGATAGAAGAACAAGAGACATGTGTATTATTATTACCTTCGTCAGCTCGGTCCGGATCGCGACCATTCTTTCGGTTTCCTTCACTCTCCAGGAGGCAACTGTAGAAGAATGATTTCAAAACAAGTGTCAGGACCAAAACATGTAAAACAAAATCAACAGCAACACATAACAGGATGATTTCAAGTCCTTTGTCCTCTCCCTGATGCTAACAGAGTAATCGCTACGCACATGATAGGTATGGGAGGCCATAGAAAGTTTACCATCTCTGATAGCGGTTGGACCATCAGCAAACAGGGCAACAACGGCTAGAGTCATC is a window of Triticum aestivum cultivar Chinese Spring unplaced genomic scaffold, IWGSC CS RefSeq v2.1 scaffold227416, whole genome shotgun sequence DNA encoding:
- the LOC123178781 gene encoding 3-phosphoshikimate 1-carboxyvinyltransferase 2-like; amino-acid sequence: NLHNVNMNKMPDVAMTLAVVALFADGPTAIRDVASWRVKETERMVAIRTELTKLGATMEQGPDYCIITPPEKLNVTAIDTYDDHRMAMAFSLAACAEVPVTIRDPGCTRKTFPNYFDVLGTFVKN